The following are encoded in a window of Halorarum salinum genomic DNA:
- a CDS encoding DUF7503 family protein, with protein MRTHQLPTRPADDPRLIGALFVLSIFGSRTGTASAAGCGAYHGP; from the coding sequence ATGAGAACACACCAGCTCCCCACGAGACCCGCGGACGACCCACGACTGATCGGCGCGCTGTTCGTGCTCTCGATCTTCGGCTCCCGGACGGGGACGGCGTCCGCGGCCGGTTGCGGGGCGTATCACGGTCCCTGA
- a CDS encoding DUF389 domain-containing protein, giving the protein MRLVQLRVPADDREPVLDALDEHGVDFVDTPEADGDATLVHFPLPTEAVESVVDAVHEAGLNDDDYVVVASAETARSPRFDELEEEYVNGSGEEDAITEAELRSKTLNLTPSRLVYYAMTLLSVLVATAGLVLDAPSVVVGAMVISPQVGASLTAAVGATIDDRPMLRDGIRMQVYALAGSVLAAAAFGWALRNAGFVPPVLDISTVDQISTRTSPGLLTLLVGLCAGAAGGFSLASDVPESLVGVAVAVALVPAAAASGIGVAWGYTGVAVGAGVLLLVNAVSINAAAVGVLWYLGYRPWSDHAGPVRDLARAARSRRFLVAATVTAVLVLAPGLLIADHVAFENEANDAVEATLEEPRYQELELVSTHVEFVSGTSESESFMVVVARPAGEPYPELADRLRDAVRERTGETPTVEVEFVDRNRSG; this is encoded by the coding sequence ATGCGACTCGTGCAGTTGCGCGTTCCGGCGGACGACCGCGAGCCCGTTCTGGACGCGCTCGACGAGCATGGGGTTGACTTCGTCGACACGCCCGAGGCGGACGGGGACGCGACGCTCGTCCACTTCCCGTTGCCGACCGAGGCCGTCGAGAGCGTCGTCGACGCCGTCCACGAGGCGGGCCTCAACGACGACGACTACGTCGTGGTCGCCAGCGCCGAGACGGCTCGCTCGCCTCGGTTCGACGAACTCGAAGAGGAGTACGTCAACGGGTCGGGCGAGGAGGACGCCATCACGGAGGCGGAACTCCGGTCGAAGACGCTGAACCTCACGCCGAGCAGGCTGGTGTACTACGCGATGACGCTTCTCAGCGTGCTCGTCGCGACCGCGGGGCTCGTGCTCGACGCCCCGTCGGTCGTCGTGGGCGCGATGGTCATCTCCCCGCAGGTGGGCGCCTCGCTCACCGCCGCCGTGGGCGCGACCATCGACGACCGACCGATGCTCCGGGACGGGATCAGGATGCAGGTGTACGCGCTCGCCGGGTCGGTGCTCGCGGCCGCCGCGTTCGGCTGGGCGCTCCGTAACGCCGGCTTCGTCCCGCCGGTCCTCGACATCTCCACGGTGGACCAGATCAGCACCCGGACCTCGCCGGGGCTGCTCACCCTGTTGGTGGGACTGTGTGCCGGCGCGGCCGGCGGGTTCAGCCTCGCGTCCGACGTCCCGGAGTCGCTGGTCGGCGTCGCGGTCGCCGTGGCGCTCGTCCCCGCGGCGGCCGCCTCGGGCATCGGGGTCGCGTGGGGCTACACCGGCGTCGCGGTCGGCGCGGGGGTGCTGTTGCTCGTCAACGCCGTCTCCATCAACGCCGCCGCGGTCGGCGTCCTCTGGTACCTCGGCTACCGGCCCTGGTCGGACCACGCGGGGCCGGTCAGGGACCTGGCCCGCGCGGCGCGCTCGCGGCGCTTCCTCGTCGCCGCGACGGTCACCGCCGTGCTCGTCCTCGCGCCCGGCCTCCTCATCGCGGACCACGTCGCCTTCGAGAACGAGGCCAACGACGCCGTCGAGGCGACGCTCGAGGAGCCCCGCTACCAGGAACTCGAACTGGTGTCGACGCACGTCGAGTTCGTCTCCGGGACGTCCGAGTCGGAGTCGTTCATGGTCGTCGTCGCCCGGCCGGCCGGCGAGCCGTACCCCGAACTCGCGGATCGGTTGCGCGATGCCGTGCGCGAGCGGACCGGGGAGACCCCGACGGTGGAGGTGGAGTTCGTCGACAGGAACCGGTCCGGGTGA
- a CDS encoding NAD-dependent epimerase/dehydratase family protein: protein MQGKRVLVTGGAGFIGSNLANRLAERNEVVALDDLYLGTPDNLGDDVEFVEGSVLDDDLPADVDAVFHLAAMSSRNMHEEDPARGARVNVEGFVNTVEQAQRAGCDLVVYASTSSIYGSRTEPSPEDMEVEARTGYEASKLAREHYGDYYRNHHGMDVAGLRFFSVYQGFGGAEEHKGEYANTVAQFADLIANGEAPELFGDGSQTRDFTHVDDVVRGIEAVADHRLNGIYNLGTGESYSFNEMVAMINDALGTDIEPEYVETPFDDYVHDTKADVSKVHRATGWEPEIGFEEGVRRVCAPYLD, encoded by the coding sequence ATGCAGGGAAAGCGCGTGCTCGTCACCGGCGGCGCCGGCTTCATCGGCTCGAACCTGGCGAACCGACTCGCCGAGCGGAACGAGGTCGTCGCGCTGGACGACCTCTACCTCGGCACGCCCGACAACCTGGGCGACGACGTGGAGTTCGTCGAGGGGTCGGTGCTCGACGACGACCTCCCGGCGGACGTGGACGCCGTCTTCCACCTCGCGGCGATGTCCTCCCGGAACATGCACGAGGAGGACCCCGCCCGCGGCGCGCGGGTCAACGTCGAGGGGTTCGTCAACACGGTCGAACAGGCGCAGCGGGCCGGCTGTGACCTCGTCGTCTACGCCTCGACCTCATCCATCTACGGCAGCCGGACCGAGCCGTCCCCCGAGGACATGGAGGTGGAGGCCCGCACGGGCTACGAGGCGTCGAAGCTCGCCCGCGAGCACTACGGGGACTACTACCGCAACCACCACGGCATGGACGTCGCGGGTCTCCGGTTCTTCTCCGTCTACCAGGGGTTCGGCGGCGCCGAGGAGCACAAGGGCGAGTACGCGAACACGGTCGCGCAGTTCGCCGACCTGATCGCGAACGGCGAGGCGCCCGAACTGTTCGGCGACGGCTCACAGACCCGCGATTTCACCCACGTCGACGACGTCGTCCGCGGCATCGAGGCGGTGGCTGACCACCGGCTCAACGGCATCTACAACCTCGGAACTGGCGAGAGCTACAGCTTCAACGAGATGGTCGCGATGATCAACGACGCGCTGGGCACCGACATCGAGCCCGAGTACGTCGAGACGCCGTTCGACGATTACGTCCACGACACGAAGGCCGACGTCTCGAAGGTCCACCGGGCGACCGGCTGGGAGCCCGAGATCGGCTTCGAGGAGGGCGTCCGGCGGGTGTGTGCCCCGTACCTCGACTGA
- a CDS encoding SprT-like domain-containing protein gives MLAYSRRYARVAVVEFGFDANLDRNVEWRVSRRAKRRAAAVRHPTVPGAEVGVPLDWTAARREHGSALSRSRFDDLDACEVVCSRRAVDAYDEAEWRRTIRHELIHLEQFQRFGTTGHGAWFRERAEAVDADHRCPAFHRGRYLLRCRDCGDVLFDRCRECETTRLAELPPSEQARRVESTACCGAYYELEDTRSG, from the coding sequence GTGCTGGCCTACAGCCGCCGCTACGCCCGGGTCGCCGTCGTCGAGTTCGGCTTCGACGCGAACCTCGACCGGAACGTCGAGTGGCGCGTCTCCCGCCGGGCGAAGCGCCGCGCGGCGGCCGTGCGGCACCCGACGGTCCCCGGCGCGGAGGTCGGCGTCCCGCTCGACTGGACCGCAGCGAGGCGGGAGCACGGGTCGGCGCTCTCCCGGTCCCGGTTCGACGACCTCGACGCCTGCGAGGTGGTCTGCTCCCGGCGTGCGGTGGACGCCTACGACGAGGCCGAGTGGCGCCGGACGATCCGACACGAACTGATCCACCTCGAGCAGTTCCAGCGGTTCGGAACGACGGGCCACGGCGCATGGTTCCGGGAGCGCGCGGAGGCGGTCGACGCGGACCACCGCTGCCCTGCGTTCCACCGGGGTCGCTACCTCCTCCGGTGTCGCGACTGCGGCGACGTGCTGTTCGACAGGTGCCGGGAGTGCGAGACGACGCGGCTGGCGGAGCTACCGCCGTCGGAGCAGGCCCGTCGGGTCGAGTCGACCGCGTGCTGTGGCGCCTACTACGAACTGGAGGACACACGCTCGGGGTGA
- the gyrA gene encoding DNA gyrase subunit A has product MSSEPPVDPSDVRAAQVEHVRIEEEMEQSYIDYAMSVIAGRALPDVRDGLKPVHRRILYAMHEMGLTAGSGHRKSSSIVGETMGDFHPHGDAAIYDTLVGMAQEFSMRYPLVDGQGNFGSMDGDPAAAPRYTEARMAPIAEELLADIERDTVDFSPNYDDRLEEPDVLPAAYPNLLVNGSTGIAVGMSTKVPPHNLGEVIDATVELIENPDATVADLMRHVKGPDFPTGANIVGRNAVRKAYETGRGRVRVRAEFETEEFDGDRQRIVVTELPYQENKARLVERIAEDVNEGVIEGISDLRDESDRDGVRVVVELKRGANVEVVKNQLVEHHLETTFGVINLALVDGQPRVLSLKETLEEYVEHRKDVVTRRTEHELGEAEDRAHILEGRLKALDNVEDVVETIRKSEDRDEARAALRETFDFSEAQAQHIVRMQLGSLTSLESAEIEEEYEEVTARIERLEEILASESELMSVIKTELGEIKEEYDDDRRTGFVEDTGTVTHEDLIPEEESVVVVSEDDYIKRMPAAEFRAQNRGGKGIIGADLKEGDRVSSVFLASTHDYLLCFTTHGQVYQLKTYQVPEMGRTARGKSAVNVLDLDEGEEITAVVNCDDIGAGTDGEDVAGGDGVGADGADPADPAAEAGEQYLTMVTRDGYVKRTAGEEFENILSTGIRAIRLEDGDELADVEVTHGDHDLVVGTRGGMAIRFDESEVRAMGRSARGVRGIELTGDDTVAGLAAIDGTQHDWVLTVTANGYGKRTDLDEYRTQSRNGKGLIDIKTNERNGPSCAVEAVSSGDHLFAMSAGGQIMRTRVEDVSTIGRNTMGVKVMDLDPDDLVASVDVLPAARVEDGDESGA; this is encoded by the coding sequence ATGAGTTCAGAACCACCAGTCGATCCGAGCGACGTCAGAGCCGCGCAGGTCGAACACGTCCGCATCGAGGAGGAGATGGAGCAGTCGTACATCGACTACGCGATGTCCGTCATCGCCGGCCGGGCGCTCCCGGACGTCCGCGACGGCCTCAAGCCGGTCCACCGGCGCATCCTCTACGCGATGCACGAGATGGGACTCACCGCGGGCTCGGGCCACCGGAAGTCCTCCTCCATCGTCGGCGAGACGATGGGCGACTTCCACCCGCACGGGGACGCGGCCATCTACGACACGCTCGTCGGCATGGCCCAGGAGTTCTCCATGCGGTACCCGCTCGTCGACGGGCAGGGGAACTTCGGCTCGATGGACGGCGACCCGGCCGCGGCGCCCCGGTACACGGAGGCCCGGATGGCCCCCATCGCCGAGGAACTGCTCGCGGACATCGAGCGCGACACAGTCGACTTCTCCCCGAACTACGACGACCGCCTCGAGGAGCCGGACGTGCTCCCCGCGGCGTACCCGAACCTGCTCGTCAACGGCTCGACGGGCATCGCGGTCGGGATGTCCACGAAGGTCCCGCCGCACAACCTCGGCGAGGTGATCGACGCGACCGTCGAACTCATCGAGAACCCCGACGCGACCGTCGCCGACCTCATGAGACACGTCAAGGGGCCGGACTTCCCGACCGGCGCGAACATCGTCGGCCGGAACGCGGTCCGCAAGGCGTACGAGACGGGCCGCGGTCGGGTCCGCGTCCGCGCCGAGTTCGAGACCGAGGAGTTCGACGGCGACCGGCAGCGCATCGTCGTCACCGAACTCCCCTACCAGGAGAACAAGGCACGCCTCGTCGAGCGCATCGCGGAGGACGTGAACGAGGGCGTCATCGAGGGCATCTCCGACCTGCGCGACGAGTCCGACCGCGACGGCGTCCGCGTCGTGGTCGAGCTGAAGCGCGGCGCCAACGTCGAGGTCGTGAAGAACCAGCTCGTCGAGCACCACCTCGAGACGACGTTCGGCGTGATCAACCTCGCGCTCGTGGACGGCCAGCCGCGTGTGCTCTCCCTGAAGGAGACGCTCGAGGAGTACGTCGAGCACCGAAAGGACGTCGTCACCCGTCGGACCGAGCACGAACTCGGCGAGGCCGAGGACCGCGCCCACATCCTCGAGGGCCGGCTCAAGGCGCTCGACAACGTCGAGGACGTCGTCGAGACCATCCGGAAGAGCGAGGACCGCGACGAGGCGCGCGCCGCGCTCCGCGAGACGTTCGACTTCTCGGAGGCGCAGGCCCAGCACATCGTCCGGATGCAGCTCGGCTCGCTCACGTCGCTCGAGTCCGCGGAGATCGAGGAGGAGTACGAGGAGGTCACCGCCCGCATCGAGCGCCTCGAGGAGATCCTCGCCTCCGAGTCGGAGCTCATGTCGGTCATCAAGACGGAGCTGGGCGAGATCAAGGAGGAGTACGACGACGACCGCCGGACCGGGTTCGTCGAGGACACCGGGACGGTCACCCACGAGGACCTCATCCCCGAGGAGGAGTCGGTCGTCGTCGTCAGCGAGGACGACTACATCAAGCGCATGCCGGCCGCGGAGTTCCGCGCGCAGAACCGCGGCGGGAAGGGAATCATCGGCGCGGACCTCAAGGAGGGCGACCGAGTCTCCTCGGTGTTCCTCGCGTCCACGCACGACTACCTGCTCTGTTTCACCACCCACGGGCAGGTGTACCAACTGAAAACGTACCAGGTGCCCGAGATGGGCCGGACCGCTCGCGGGAAGTCCGCTGTGAACGTCCTCGACCTGGACGAGGGCGAGGAGATCACGGCCGTCGTCAACTGCGACGACATCGGCGCGGGGACCGACGGCGAGGACGTAGCCGGCGGGGACGGGGTCGGCGCGGACGGAGCGGACCCGGCGGACCCGGCGGCCGAGGCCGGCGAGCAGTACCTCACGATGGTCACCCGCGACGGCTACGTGAAGCGGACTGCCGGCGAGGAGTTCGAGAACATCCTCTCGACCGGCATCCGGGCGATCAGGCTCGAGGACGGCGACGAACTCGCCGACGTGGAGGTCACCCACGGCGACCACGACCTCGTCGTCGGGACCCGCGGCGGGATGGCCATCCGGTTCGACGAGTCCGAGGTGCGGGCGATGGGCCGCTCGGCCCGCGGCGTCCGCGGCATCGAACTGACCGGGGACGACACCGTCGCCGGTCTCGCTGCCATCGACGGGACCCAGCACGACTGGGTGCTCACCGTCACGGCGAACGGATACGGCAAGCGGACCGACCTCGACGAGTACCGGACCCAGAGCAGGAACGGGAAGGGGCTCATCGACATCAAGACGAACGAGCGAAACGGCCCCTCGTGCGCGGTCGAGGCCGTCTCGTCGGGCGACCACCTCTTCGCCATGAGCGCCGGGGGCCAGATCATGCGGACCCGCGTCGAGGACGTCTCGACCATCGGTCGGAACACGATGGGCGTGAAGGTGATGGATCTCGACCCCGACGACCTGGTCGCGTCCGTGGACGTGCTCCCCGCCGCGCGCGTCGAGGACGGGGACGAGTCCGGGGCGTAA
- a CDS encoding glucosamine inositolphosphorylceramide transferase family protein, which translates to MRHTRRAVVASAFGLLSGCAVSGGFGATSPTGTRTGTSGTGPTEPTPSPTPGPVDSGRTIPPVSHPGTRAPPLPAGPLPGVENPVLTPDDVTDFGDVTLVADPFLFVEDGEWHLFFEVYNEDRDPDAVIGHARSSEGRDWEYTGVVLEKDAHTSFPLVWKWEGEYYMCPPTGRNVELWRARSFPDDWELLGNLLEAEYYPHDPVIFRYEGRWWLFTDRGNDAVMAFHSEDLESTGWKPHAGNPVVTDRLKGARHAGRPVVVGDRPYLFRMDLRDEYGDKVRGYEVTELTTTTYADRELPESPVLSESGVGWNAEAMHHFDHWWDGDGWLCAVDGERGGSPEGRYAIGLYYVPADASPRQSSLPADRSRTAAYYTFDGHDGVAVDQRGNRRPGVVFDAEAGSVDGVPGRTFAEGTSRVVFPYTYVSTLDGDAFSLVTYVRPAVRSRKRTLLEYGKHDGETNLRVERNGNASWTVTAAGRDDDVSFTAEGGPDDATLVQVALTYVRGSGFGFHTNGVERGRGGDPGSVVEYNDYLVLGADRRGESPWTGWIGPFGVHDAALTGPELDAMDAELRAG; encoded by the coding sequence GTGCGCCACACACGGAGAGCGGTAGTCGCGAGCGCGTTCGGGCTGTTGAGCGGCTGTGCCGTCTCGGGGGGCTTCGGCGCGACGTCCCCGACGGGGACCCGAACCGGCACGTCGGGGACCGGGCCGACCGAGCCGACCCCGTCCCCCACCCCCGGACCGGTCGACTCCGGGCGAACGATCCCGCCGGTCTCCCACCCGGGGACCCGGGCCCCGCCGCTCCCGGCCGGCCCCCTCCCGGGCGTGGAGAACCCCGTCCTGACCCCGGACGACGTCACGGACTTCGGCGACGTCACGCTCGTCGCCGACCCCTTCCTGTTCGTCGAGGACGGGGAGTGGCACCTCTTCTTCGAGGTGTACAACGAGGACCGCGATCCCGACGCGGTCATCGGACACGCGCGCAGTTCCGAGGGGCGCGACTGGGAGTACACGGGCGTGGTGCTCGAGAAGGACGCCCACACGTCGTTCCCGCTCGTCTGGAAGTGGGAAGGGGAGTACTACATGTGCCCACCCACGGGCCGGAACGTCGAACTCTGGCGAGCGCGGTCGTTCCCCGACGACTGGGAACTCCTCGGGAACCTCCTCGAGGCCGAGTACTACCCGCACGACCCGGTCATCTTCCGCTACGAGGGACGATGGTGGCTGTTCACCGACCGGGGAAACGACGCCGTGATGGCCTTCCACAGCGAGGACCTGGAGTCCACGGGCTGGAAACCACACGCGGGGAACCCCGTAGTGACCGACCGGCTGAAGGGGGCGCGACACGCCGGACGGCCCGTCGTCGTCGGCGATCGGCCCTACCTCTTCCGCATGGACCTGCGTGACGAGTACGGGGACAAGGTCCGGGGCTACGAGGTCACGGAGCTCACGACGACGACGTACGCCGACCGCGAACTCCCCGAGTCGCCCGTCCTCTCCGAGAGCGGCGTCGGCTGGAACGCGGAGGCCATGCACCACTTCGACCACTGGTGGGACGGCGACGGCTGGCTCTGTGCGGTCGACGGCGAACGCGGCGGGTCGCCGGAGGGGCGGTACGCCATCGGCCTCTACTACGTGCCGGCGGACGCGTCGCCGCGGCAGTCCAGCCTCCCCGCCGACCGCTCGCGGACGGCCGCCTACTACACGTTCGACGGGCACGATGGAGTCGCCGTCGACCAGCGGGGGAACCGGCGCCCGGGCGTCGTCTTCGACGCGGAGGCGGGGTCGGTCGACGGGGTTCCCGGCCGGACGTTCGCCGAGGGGACGAGCAGGGTCGTGTTCCCGTACACGTACGTGTCGACGCTGGACGGCGACGCGTTCTCGCTCGTGACGTACGTACGACCCGCGGTCCGTAGCCGGAAACGGACGCTCCTCGAGTACGGGAAGCACGACGGCGAGACCAACCTCCGGGTCGAACGGAACGGGAACGCGTCGTGGACGGTTACGGCAGCGGGTCGGGACGACGACGTCTCGTTCACCGCCGAGGGAGGTCCCGACGACGCGACGCTGGTGCAGGTGGCGCTGACGTACGTCAGGGGGAGCGGGTTCGGCTTCCACACGAACGGGGTCGAACGTGGCCGGGGAGGCGACCCCGGTTCGGTCGTCGAGTACAACGACTACCTCGTCCTCGGCGCCGACCGGCGGGGCGAGTCGCCGTGGACCGGGTGGATCGGCCCGTTCGGCGTCCACGACGCCGCGCTGACGGGGCCGGAACTCGACGCGATGGACGCGGAACTCCGGGCCGGCTAG
- a CDS encoding NAD(P)/FAD-dependent oxidoreductase, whose translation MSTDVVVIGSGYAGAGAVKAFEDEIEAGEANLTWVSEHDYHLVLHEVHRCIRTPAVESKVAIPVDEIKDDATTFVKGRVTGVDTDERTVEVEDGEDVDYDYLLVAVGSATAFYGIEGLREHSLTLKGLDDAREIHRALEDAAEEATEMEPAQVLVGGAGLSGIQSAGEIAEYRDDTRSPIDVTLVEGLDEVFPGNDPEVQGALRKRLQELDVEILTGDFISKVDEETVYLGGGEDEESEELAYDVLLWTGGITGQEEIAAVDVEKDERSNRVFADATFETSADRVFAIGDTALVDQGDDEVAPPTAQAAWQAAEVAGENLARAVRGAPLRSWHHEDKGTVISVGDEAVAHDVPVVPINTFGGPGAKMLKKAIAARWISSVSSHGRALSAWSDM comes from the coding sequence ATGAGTACGGACGTCGTCGTCATCGGCTCGGGCTACGCCGGTGCAGGCGCAGTGAAGGCGTTCGAGGACGAGATCGAAGCCGGCGAGGCGAACCTGACGTGGGTCTCCGAACACGACTACCACCTGGTGCTCCACGAGGTCCACCGCTGCATCCGGACCCCCGCGGTGGAGTCGAAGGTCGCCATCCCGGTCGACGAGATCAAGGACGACGCGACGACGTTCGTGAAGGGGCGGGTCACCGGCGTCGACACCGACGAACGAACCGTCGAGGTCGAGGACGGGGAGGACGTCGACTACGACTACCTGCTCGTCGCGGTGGGCTCCGCGACGGCGTTCTACGGCATCGAGGGGCTCCGCGAGCACTCGCTCACGCTGAAGGGACTCGACGACGCCCGCGAGATCCACCGGGCGCTCGAGGACGCCGCCGAGGAGGCCACCGAGATGGAGCCCGCGCAGGTGCTCGTCGGCGGGGCGGGCCTCTCGGGCATCCAGTCGGCGGGCGAGATCGCGGAGTACCGCGACGACACGCGCTCGCCGATCGACGTCACCCTCGTCGAGGGGCTCGACGAGGTGTTCCCCGGGAACGACCCCGAGGTGCAGGGGGCGCTCCGCAAGCGCCTGCAGGAGTTGGACGTGGAGATCCTCACGGGCGACTTCATCTCGAAGGTCGACGAGGAGACGGTGTACCTCGGCGGCGGCGAGGACGAGGAGTCCGAGGAACTGGCCTACGACGTCCTGCTCTGGACCGGCGGCATCACCGGCCAGGAGGAGATCGCCGCGGTCGACGTGGAGAAGGACGAACGCTCCAACCGCGTGTTCGCCGACGCCACCTTCGAGACGAGCGCGGACCGCGTGTTCGCCATCGGCGACACCGCGCTGGTTGACCAGGGCGACGACGAGGTCGCGCCCCCGACCGCGCAGGCGGCCTGGCAGGCCGCCGAGGTCGCCGGCGAGAACCTCGCGCGCGCCGTCCGCGGTGCGCCGCTCCGCTCGTGGCACCACGAGGACAAGGGGACGGTCATCTCGGTCGGTGACGAGGCGGTCGCCCACGACGTGCCGGTCGTGCCGATCAACACCTTCGGCGGCCCCGGCGCGAAGATGCTGAAGAAGGCGATCGCCGCGCGCTGGATCAGCTCCGTCTCCTCGCACGGGCGGGCGCTCAGCGCGTGGAGCGACATGTGA
- the rocF gene encoding arginase translates to MTAVHIIGVPTDYGQDRRGVDMGPSAIRYAGLARELAAAGVEVEDAGDLPVPRAEERDPDYRTPSEGNAKFLRETEDVSDRLADAVADTVADGATPLVLGGDHSVAIGSLRGSARDADVGAVWFDAHGDYNTPTTSPSGNVHGMPLAAALGHAEWAGVEWANAPRLREENVVYVGLRALDDTERAAIRGSEMTAYTMSDIDERGITDVVEAAITVAGDGVDGVHVSLDLDWLDPGIAPGVGTPVRGGVTYREAHYAMERVAESDVLRSMEVVEVNPVLDEHNETAELATELAASAFGKRIL, encoded by the coding sequence ATGACCGCCGTCCACATCATCGGCGTGCCGACGGACTACGGCCAGGACCGGCGCGGCGTCGACATGGGCCCCTCGGCCATCAGGTACGCGGGGCTGGCGCGCGAACTGGCGGCCGCCGGCGTGGAGGTCGAGGACGCCGGCGACCTGCCCGTCCCGCGCGCGGAGGAGCGCGACCCCGACTACCGGACGCCGAGCGAGGGGAACGCGAAGTTCCTCCGCGAGACGGAGGACGTGAGCGATCGACTCGCCGACGCGGTGGCAGACACCGTCGCGGACGGCGCGACCCCGCTCGTGCTCGGCGGCGACCACTCGGTCGCCATCGGAAGCCTCCGCGGGAGCGCGAGGGACGCCGACGTCGGCGCCGTCTGGTTCGACGCCCACGGCGACTACAACACGCCGACCACCTCGCCCTCGGGCAACGTCCACGGGATGCCGCTCGCCGCGGCGCTCGGCCACGCTGAGTGGGCGGGCGTCGAGTGGGCGAACGCCCCGCGGCTGCGCGAGGAGAACGTCGTCTACGTCGGCCTCCGGGCGCTCGACGACACCGAACGGGCGGCGATCCGCGGCAGCGAGATGACGGCCTACACGATGTCGGACATCGACGAGCGCGGCATCACCGACGTGGTGGAGGCGGCCATCACGGTGGCCGGCGACGGCGTCGACGGCGTCCACGTGAGCCTCGACCTCGACTGGCTCGACCCCGGAATCGCGCCGGGCGTCGGGACCCCCGTGCGCGGCGGCGTCACCTACCGCGAGGCCCACTACGCGATGGAGCGGGTCGCGGAGTCGGACGTCCTCCGATCGATGGAGGTCGTCGAGGTGAACCCGGTGCTCGACGAGCACAACGAGACCGCGGAACTGGCGACCGAACTGGCCGCGAGCGCGTTCGGGAAGCGGATCCTATAG
- a CDS encoding DUF7504 family protein, whose translation MGANPSLLDRGDNALIAAAGNDAVGSLCTDLLIGGGQAVGVVAVTADRDPLAMVDCWRRRDRGRFHDASLVAIGSDVRSAAATVEGGPDPGLVRPVDDAVTIPELVSRVEEQLRDLDEGCDRHAVFVDAMVERYDATSYAELVDRLTGAVSACEAVGVFRLPPDETAFPALRPRFDVVVDVRSRESRPLGGSESPSAGELFEALGTRRRREVLRYLLAHRDEPTAIADLAWALADADGDGEAVRKRHVGLVHSDLPSLERLGFVTVGSDRAVVDPRDRIAAVEPFLTLVGANPT comes from the coding sequence ATGGGTGCGAATCCGTCGCTATTGGATCGAGGGGACAACGCGCTGATCGCGGCAGCTGGGAACGACGCAGTCGGGAGCCTCTGTACCGACCTCCTGATCGGAGGCGGGCAGGCGGTCGGGGTGGTGGCGGTGACGGCCGATCGAGACCCGCTCGCAATGGTCGACTGCTGGCGTCGCCGCGATCGGGGACGGTTCCACGACGCGTCGCTGGTCGCGATCGGGAGCGACGTTCGATCGGCCGCCGCGACCGTCGAGGGCGGGCCGGACCCCGGGCTGGTCCGGCCCGTCGACGACGCGGTCACGATACCGGAACTCGTCTCCCGCGTCGAGGAGCAGCTGCGCGACCTGGACGAGGGGTGCGACCGTCACGCGGTGTTCGTGGACGCGATGGTCGAGCGGTACGACGCGACCTCGTACGCGGAGCTCGTCGATCGGCTCACGGGGGCCGTCTCGGCCTGCGAGGCCGTCGGGGTGTTCCGCCTCCCGCCGGACGAGACCGCGTTTCCCGCGCTCCGACCGCGGTTCGACGTGGTCGTCGACGTTCGGTCGCGCGAGAGCCGCCCGTTGGGGGGGAGCGAGTCCCCGTCCGCGGGTGAACTGTTCGAAGCGTTGGGCACCCGCCGACGGAGGGAGGTGCTCCGGTATCTCCTTGCCCACCGGGACGAACCGACCGCGATCGCGGATCTGGCGTGGGCGCTCGCGGACGCCGACGGCGACGGGGAGGCCGTCCGCAAGCGACACGTCGGCCTCGTTCACAGCGACCTCCCGTCGCTCGAACGGCTGGGGTTCGTCACCGTCGGCTCGGACCGTGCCGTCGTGGATCCGAGGGACCGGATCGCGGCCGTCGAACCGTTCCTGACGCTCGTCGGGGCGAACCCGACGTGA
- a CDS encoding HTH domain-containing protein: MSSIELTDSQRKILNELVNIFREEEDAVKGETIAEAVGRNPGTIRNQMQSLKALQLVEGVPGPKGGYKPTANAFEALDLQSLDEPAATPLFHEGERLDNVNVQEINLTSVHHPELCRAEVHLQGSVLDFHEGDSVTVGPTPLSKLSIEGTVDGKDETSSVLILKIVGMRAPTEEPAH, encoded by the coding sequence ATGTCGTCCATCGAACTCACGGACAGTCAGCGGAAGATCCTCAACGAACTCGTGAACATCTTCCGCGAGGAGGAGGACGCCGTAAAGGGCGAGACGATCGCGGAGGCCGTCGGGCGCAACCCCGGCACCATCCGCAACCAGATGCAGAGCCTGAAGGCGCTCCAACTGGTCGAGGGCGTCCCCGGCCCGAAGGGCGGGTACAAGCCGACCGCGAACGCCTTCGAGGCGCTGGACCTCCAGAGCCTCGACGAGCCGGCGGCGACGCCGCTGTTCCACGAGGGCGAGCGGCTGGACAACGTCAACGTCCAGGAGATCAACCTGACGTCGGTCCACCACCCGGAACTGTGCCGCGCGGAGGTCCACCTCCAGGGATCGGTTCTCGACTTCCACGAGGGCGACTCGGTGACCGTCGGCCCGACGCCGCTGTCGAAGCTCTCCATCGAGGGGACCGTCGACGGGAAGGACGAGACCTCGAGCGTGCTCATCCTGAAGATCGTCGGGATGCGCGCGCCGACAGAGGAGCCGGCCCACTGA